One part of the Helicoverpa armigera isolate CAAS_96S chromosome 3, ASM3070526v1, whole genome shotgun sequence genome encodes these proteins:
- the LOC110372888 gene encoding arginine kinase isoform X3 encodes MVDAATIEKLEAGFSKLQASDSKSLLKKYLTKEVFDALKNKKTSFGSTLLDCIQSGVENLDSGVGIYAPDAEAYTVFADLFDPIIEDYHNGFKKTDKHPAKNWGDVETLGNLDPAGEFVVSTRVRCGRSMEGYPFNPCLTEAQYKEMEEKVSSTLSGLEGELKGTFYPLTGMSKETQQQLIDDHFLFKEGDRFLQAANACRFWPTGRGIYHNENKTFLVWCNEEDHLRLISMQMGGDLKQVYKRLVTAVNDIEKRIPFSHDDRLGFLTFCPTNLGTTVRASVHIKLPKLAADKAKLEEIASKYHLQVRGTRGEHTEAEGGVYDISNKRRMGLTEYDAVKEMHDGIAELIKIEKSL; translated from the exons ATGGTGGACGCCGCAACAATCGAAAAGTTGGAGGCTGGTTTCAGCAAGCTCCAGGCCTCTGACTCCAAGTCACTGCTGAAGAAGTACCTCACCAAGGAGGTGTTCGACGCTCTTAAGAACAAGAAGACCTCCTTCGGCTCCACCCTCTTGGATTGCATCCAGTCTG GTGTTGAGAACTTGGACTCTGGTGTCGGAATCTACGCCCCTGATGCCGAGGCGTACACAGTGTTCGCCGACCTCTTCGACCCCATCATCGAGGACTACCACAATGGTTTCAAGAAAACCGACAAGCACCCCGCCAAGAACTGGGGTGATGTGGAGACCCTCGGCAACCTGGACCCTGCTGGCGAGTTCGTCGTCTCCACCCGTGTGCGCTGCGGCCGCTCCATGGAGGGCTACCCCTTCAACCCCTGCCTGACCGAGGCCCAGTACAAGGAGATGGAAGAGAAGGTCTCCTCCACCCTCTCCGGACTTGAGGGCGAACTCAAGGGTACCTTCTACCCCTTGACTGGCATGTCCAAGGAAACCCAGCAGCAGCTCATCGATGACCACTTCCTGTTCAAGGAGGGTGACCGCTTCTTGCAGGCTGCCAACGCTTGCCGCTTCTGGCCCACTGGCCGTGGTATCTACCACAATGAGAACAAGACCTTCTTGGTCTGGTGCAATGAGGAGGACCATCTCCGTCTCATCTCCATGCAGATGGGTGGTGACCTGAAGCAGGTGTACAAGAGGTTGGTGACCGCTGTCAACGACATTGAGAAGCGCATTCCCTTCTCCCACGATGACAGGCTTGGTTTCCTGACTTTCTGCCCCACCAACTTGGGAACCACCGTGCGTGCTTCCGTGCACATCAAGCTGCCCAAGCTGGCTGCCGACAAGGCCAAGCTGGAGGAGATCGCATCCAAGTACCACCTGCAGGTGCGCGGAACCCGCGGCGAGCACACCGAGGCTGAGGGCGGCGTCTACGACATCTCCAACAAGAGGCGCATGGGTCTCACCGAGTACGACGCCGTCAAGGAGATGCACGATGGCATCGCTGAACTGATCAAAATTGAGAAGTCGCTGTAA
- the LOC110372888 gene encoding arginine kinase isoform X2, giving the protein MGGCATKENKENKPADDADGKAAAMVDAATIEKLEAGFSKLQASDSKSLLKKYLTKEVFDALKNKKTSFGSTLLDCIQSGVENLDSGVGIYAPDAEAYTVFADLFDPIIEDYHNGFKKTDKHPAKNWGDVETLGNLDPAGEFVVSTRVRCGRSMEGYPFNPCLTEAQYKEMEEKVSSTLSGLEGELKGTFYPLTGMSKETQQQLIDDHFLFKEGDRFLQAANACRFWPTGRGIYHNENKTFLVWCNEEDHLRLISMQMGGDLKQVYKRLVTAVNDIEKRIPFSHDDRLGFLTFCPTNLGTTVRASVHIKLPKLAADKAKLEEIASKYHLQVRGTRGEHTEAEGGVYDISNKRRMGLTEYDAVKEMHDGIAELIKIEKSL; this is encoded by the exons ATGGGTGGCTGTGCAACGAAAGAAAACAAGGAAAACAAACCGGCTGACGATGCCGACGG AAAAGCCGCAGCAATGGTGGACGCCGCAACAATCGAAAAGTTGGAGGCTGGTTTCAGCAAGCTCCAGGCCTCTGACTCCAAGTCACTGCTGAAGAAGTACCTCACCAAGGAGGTGTTCGACGCTCTTAAGAACAAGAAGACCTCCTTCGGCTCCACCCTCTTGGATTGCATCCAGTCTG GTGTTGAGAACTTGGACTCTGGTGTCGGAATCTACGCCCCTGATGCCGAGGCGTACACAGTGTTCGCCGACCTCTTCGACCCCATCATCGAGGACTACCACAATGGTTTCAAGAAAACCGACAAGCACCCCGCCAAGAACTGGGGTGATGTGGAGACCCTCGGCAACCTGGACCCTGCTGGCGAGTTCGTCGTCTCCACCCGTGTGCGCTGCGGCCGCTCCATGGAGGGCTACCCCTTCAACCCCTGCCTGACCGAGGCCCAGTACAAGGAGATGGAAGAGAAGGTCTCCTCCACCCTCTCCGGACTTGAGGGCGAACTCAAGGGTACCTTCTACCCCTTGACTGGCATGTCCAAGGAAACCCAGCAGCAGCTCATCGATGACCACTTCCTGTTCAAGGAGGGTGACCGCTTCTTGCAGGCTGCCAACGCTTGCCGCTTCTGGCCCACTGGCCGTGGTATCTACCACAATGAGAACAAGACCTTCTTGGTCTGGTGCAATGAGGAGGACCATCTCCGTCTCATCTCCATGCAGATGGGTGGTGACCTGAAGCAGGTGTACAAGAGGTTGGTGACCGCTGTCAACGACATTGAGAAGCGCATTCCCTTCTCCCACGATGACAGGCTTGGTTTCCTGACTTTCTGCCCCACCAACTTGGGAACCACCGTGCGTGCTTCCGTGCACATCAAGCTGCCCAAGCTGGCTGCCGACAAGGCCAAGCTGGAGGAGATCGCATCCAAGTACCACCTGCAGGTGCGCGGAACCCGCGGCGAGCACACCGAGGCTGAGGGCGGCGTCTACGACATCTCCAACAAGAGGCGCATGGGTCTCACCGAGTACGACGCCGTCAAGGAGATGCACGATGGCATCGCTGAACTGATCAAAATTGAGAAGTCGCTGTAA
- the LOC110372946 gene encoding chromatin accessibility complex 16kD protein: MATPKGEKDLHLPLSRVKTIMKSSPDVEAVGAEPLYLVTKVTEMFVTDLAKRAFKNSKNSLLEYKHIAEVVQEDDTLDFLREIMPRKITVRQFKELMAKKAAKGGGSDESSEESSEEESSGESSSNNEQD, translated from the exons atGGCTACTCCAAAAGGCGAAAAAGATTTGCATTTACCTTTATCTAGAGtgaaaacaataatgaaaaGTTCGCCCGACGTCGAAGCAGTAGGGGCTGAACCTCTGTATTTAGTAACGAAAGTGACC GAAATGTTTGTCACAGATTTGGCTAAAAGAGCATTCAAAAACAGTAAGAACTCGTTACTAGAGTATAAACACATTGCGGAGGTCGTTCAGGAAGATGATACGCTAGACTTTCTGAGGGAGATTATGCCTAGGAAGATTACTGTTAGACAGTTCAAAGAACTTATGGCTAAAAAGGCAGCGAAAGGCGGTGGATCTGATGAATCAAGCGAGGAATCCAGTGAAGAGGAATCTAGTGGAGAGAGCTCCAGTAATAATGAACAAGACTGA
- the LOC110372888 gene encoding arginine kinase isoform X1: protein MNYKLKVTIPVVVCGGAVLAYYLIRRKAAAMVDAATIEKLEAGFSKLQASDSKSLLKKYLTKEVFDALKNKKTSFGSTLLDCIQSGVENLDSGVGIYAPDAEAYTVFADLFDPIIEDYHNGFKKTDKHPAKNWGDVETLGNLDPAGEFVVSTRVRCGRSMEGYPFNPCLTEAQYKEMEEKVSSTLSGLEGELKGTFYPLTGMSKETQQQLIDDHFLFKEGDRFLQAANACRFWPTGRGIYHNENKTFLVWCNEEDHLRLISMQMGGDLKQVYKRLVTAVNDIEKRIPFSHDDRLGFLTFCPTNLGTTVRASVHIKLPKLAADKAKLEEIASKYHLQVRGTRGEHTEAEGGVYDISNKRRMGLTEYDAVKEMHDGIAELIKIEKSL, encoded by the exons ATGAATTATAAACTGAAAGTCACAATCCCTGTGGTGGTTTGCGGTGGCGCCGTTCTCGCGTATTACCTCATCAGGCG AAAAGCCGCAGCAATGGTGGACGCCGCAACAATCGAAAAGTTGGAGGCTGGTTTCAGCAAGCTCCAGGCCTCTGACTCCAAGTCACTGCTGAAGAAGTACCTCACCAAGGAGGTGTTCGACGCTCTTAAGAACAAGAAGACCTCCTTCGGCTCCACCCTCTTGGATTGCATCCAGTCTG GTGTTGAGAACTTGGACTCTGGTGTCGGAATCTACGCCCCTGATGCCGAGGCGTACACAGTGTTCGCCGACCTCTTCGACCCCATCATCGAGGACTACCACAATGGTTTCAAGAAAACCGACAAGCACCCCGCCAAGAACTGGGGTGATGTGGAGACCCTCGGCAACCTGGACCCTGCTGGCGAGTTCGTCGTCTCCACCCGTGTGCGCTGCGGCCGCTCCATGGAGGGCTACCCCTTCAACCCCTGCCTGACCGAGGCCCAGTACAAGGAGATGGAAGAGAAGGTCTCCTCCACCCTCTCCGGACTTGAGGGCGAACTCAAGGGTACCTTCTACCCCTTGACTGGCATGTCCAAGGAAACCCAGCAGCAGCTCATCGATGACCACTTCCTGTTCAAGGAGGGTGACCGCTTCTTGCAGGCTGCCAACGCTTGCCGCTTCTGGCCCACTGGCCGTGGTATCTACCACAATGAGAACAAGACCTTCTTGGTCTGGTGCAATGAGGAGGACCATCTCCGTCTCATCTCCATGCAGATGGGTGGTGACCTGAAGCAGGTGTACAAGAGGTTGGTGACCGCTGTCAACGACATTGAGAAGCGCATTCCCTTCTCCCACGATGACAGGCTTGGTTTCCTGACTTTCTGCCCCACCAACTTGGGAACCACCGTGCGTGCTTCCGTGCACATCAAGCTGCCCAAGCTGGCTGCCGACAAGGCCAAGCTGGAGGAGATCGCATCCAAGTACCACCTGCAGGTGCGCGGAACCCGCGGCGAGCACACCGAGGCTGAGGGCGGCGTCTACGACATCTCCAACAAGAGGCGCATGGGTCTCACCGAGTACGACGCCGTCAAGGAGATGCACGATGGCATCGCTGAACTGATCAAAATTGAGAAGTCGCTGTAA